DNA from Xanthomonas hyacinthi:
AATTTCCTCTCTTTTTCGATTTCAGGAAAACTCTATTGAGGCGGCTCTGCAAGCTGCGCCAGCATCCGCTGCTGGCGCAAGCCACAGCCACGACTGAAACGATAGGCGGCTTCATCCGCCGCGGCCGATGTTGACGTCAAAATGACGCATCGGTTCCAGCGCGGTGAGGTTGCTCTTGGCCCGGCCGGCACCGGCGGGGCCAATGGCAATGCGCGGGAAGCGCATATCCAGCACGGCATCGGCGCGGTTCGCTCTGGACGAGGCGACGAGCAGGCGGCAAATGGCGTACCGCAGGCGGGCTGCCGTGCACCGGGCCATGGCACCGAGTCCGGTCGGCGCTGTTTTCGCGACCTTGCCGATCCCGTGCGAAGCGGCTTGGGACCCAAGCTGGCGCAGCCACCCGTTGCCTGCTCGCCTGAGCCGCCGCGATGGCCGCTGGAAGATGTCTGAATCACAGAAAAATAACAAAATTCCGGCCAATTTGTATTGGCCTTCACAGGTAATCCTAGACAGAATGCACGTTCCCCTTGCCGCCGAGGCAGACCGACTGCTTCTCCAGAGTGTTACGGATTACGCGATCTACATGCTCGATCCGGAAGGATTCATCCTCAGCTGGAACGCGGGAGGGCGGCATATCAAGGGATACGAGGAGGCCGAGATCATTGGCCAGCATTTTTCCAGGTTCTATACGCCGAACGATGTCGCCGCAGGACTGCCTTGGATGGGCTTGAGACCGCCAGGCGCGAGGGCCGCTACGAAGCGGAAGGCTGGCGGGTGAGGAAGGATGGCTCGCACTTCCGCGCCAGCGTCATCATCGATCCGATCTGGAAGGACGCCGTGCTCGTCGGTTTCGCCAAGGTCACCCGCGACATCACCGAAAAATTCAACGCCACGGAAAATCTTCGCAAGGCGGAGCGTGCGTTGGCGCAGGCGCAGAAAGTCCAGGCGATTGGCCGCTTGACGCTGGGCATCGCCCACGATTTCAACAATCTGCTGGCGATCATCGTCGGCAGCCTGGATCTGTTGGCGAAGACCGAGCGCGACGATCGCAGCAAGCTGCTGATTGGCGCGGCGAACGACGCGGCGGAGCGGGGAAGCCGGTTGTCGCGGCAGATGCTGGCGTTCGCCCGTGGCCAGGACCTGGCGCCCGAATCGAACGACGTGAACCAGCTCATCGCCAAGGCGGCCGAACTGTATCAACGCGTGGCCGGGGAGCGCATGTGCTGCCAGTTCGATCTCGCCGATGCCTTGCCCAGCGTGATCGTCGACGCCAGCCAATTCGAGGCCGCGCTCATGAACCTGATCGCGAATGCGCGCGATGCGATGCCCAATGGCCGGATCGTGATCTCCACGCGGGTGTGCCGGCCGGACCCGATGCTGTACTTGGAAGCCAAGTCCGACCGTGACTATGTGTGCGTGGCGGTGCAGGACAATGGTCCGGGAATGACCGAGGAGGTACGCCTGCGCGCCATGGAGCCATTCTTCACCACGAAGGACGTCGGCAGTGGCAGCGGGCTGGGATTGAGCCAGGTCTACGGTTTCGCCGGCCAGTCCGGCGGATTCGCCTCCATCGATAGCGCGGCAGGGCAGGGCGCCACGATCGCCATGTACATTCCTGCTGCGTCGTGACGCCATGACGCCGAGAAAGGTCCTCTATGTCGAGGAGGATGCGCTACTGCGGATGGTGACGGTCCTCGCGCTGAAGGATGCAGGTTTCGAAGTGCTGGAAGCGGCCGACGGCATCGAGGCGCAGGCGCGGCTCGCCGTGGGACATTTCGATTGCGTGATCAGCGACATCAGCATGCCGGGAGGCGTCAGTGGCATCGAGGTCGCGCGGACCGCGCATGCGCTTAACCCCCATTGCGTGACGGTCCTGCTCTCGGGCTATGCGCGCTCGCAGCTGCCGCCGTTGCCGCCGACGGCGCGTTTCCTGCCCAAGCCCTATCGGATGCACGAACTGTTGGGAACGCTCGACTCGGAAGGCAGCGCATGAACCGGGCGGCGCGTCGTGGCGTGCGTTGCAAAACAGGGCGTCGGCTCCACTGCTGCCGCGACGCGCTGCGGCGGAGGGGACCTGACCGCAGCGCCATGCGGGCGCATGCGCCTACACAAGTAAATCGCTTTGCCGAACGCAGTGTGCTGCGCGTCGATGCTGCGTGAGCAGGCGGCGGCGTGTCGTCTTCGGCGCGTGCAGATCGGCCTTCGGGGCCTCCATCGCGGCAGTGGAGCGAGCGGTGCGCGGAGGGTGGATGGGTCGGTCGTTGCGCCGGGTCGGCAGAAGGCGCGCGGCGCGCATGACCCGTTTTCGATCCCAACGCAATCACGGCAACCCAAAGGACGAGCATGACGGCCCATCGGCAGCCCGATCACGTGAATGGCGACGCGTGGTGTTGCTGGAACCGCTGGCCATCGACTACGGCGCAGAACACCGGCGCCGGCGGGTGGCGCGCGCGATCACCGGTCGCGGAAATTCCGCGGTCCCTCGTGTTAGAAAATTCAAAAAACGCTTGCGCGCGCCGGACGCCATCGCTAGTATTCCGCTCCTCGCAGCACACGTGGGGCCATAGCTCAGCTGGGAGAGCGCTTGCATGGCATGCAAGAGGTCGCCGGTTCGATCCCGGCTGGCTCCACCAACTTTTCGGATGCTAGGCCTGTCCGCAAAGCGCCATCGTTAGCAGCGTCCCCATCGTCTAGAGGCCTAGGACATCACCCTTTCACGGTGGCGACCGGGGTTCGAATCCCCGTGGGGACGCCATTTTATTCGCAAGCAACCTGGAGTCCGGCAACGCCGGACTTTTTCGTGCGGGATTTGTACCTGCCCACGGAATCGGGTAAGATTCCGCCTCTGCCAGTACACGTGGGGCCATAGCTCAGCTGGGAGAGCGCTTGCATGGCATGCAAGAGGTCGCCGGTTCGATCCCGGCTGGCTCCACCAAGTTTTCGCAGCAAGTTTTCGGACATAGGCCTGTCCGCAAAGCGGCAACAGCATCAGCGTCCCCATCGTCTAGAGGCCTAGGACATCACCCTTTCACGGTGGCGACCGGGGTTCGAATCCCCGTGGGGACGCCATTTCACACGAAGACGCCCGGCACTGCCGGGTGTTTTTTTGTCTGCGTTTTGTTTGCGCGCCGCCGCCAGGCGAGCGTTGGCGGGCGGCGTTGCCGCATGCCGCTGCGCGGCTCAGCGCAGCAGCTTGCGGATCTCCAGGATGGCCTGCGCGGTTTCCTGCACGCTGTGCCCGGAGGTAATGACGGTTTCCGACGCCGCGCCGTCCAGATGCGCGCTCCAGTACGGTACCAAGCCGTCGTCGGATTGCGGCAATGGCACGCGCGCGTCGCGGCGGGCGATGATCGAGTGGTAGGCGACCTGCGGCGAGATCTTCAGGTGCGCGGCGGCCTCGACGAAATCGTCGCGGTCGCTGAGGTTGTCGATGCCGGTCGGCAGCTTGCCGAGCGCGCCGTTGCCGGCGATGTCCTTGAACTGGTCGAGCACGCGCGCCGGCAGGCCGATCAGGCCGCGCAGCAGGCTGCCGAGCACGCCGGTGGCATGCGGCGTGCCGCGCTGCGGCGTGGCCAGGAAGATCGCTGTGGACACCTCCGGCATTGGTGCGAAATGCAGCATCGGTGCCAGCTTGCGCTGTAACTTCTGCAGCGTCTGCGGGTCGAGGCGGCTGTCGCCGAACAGGCGCTGCCAGAGCCGGTCGCCGTCGCTGGAGGACACCATCAGCCGCGCCAGCACGCCGCCCATGCTGTGCCCGACCAGCACCATGTCGTGCGCCGAGGCGCTGCGCCGTTGCGGATCGAAATGGTCCAGCGCCTGCTGCAGGCCCTTGCGGATCTCGATGTGGTTGTAGGCGATCGGCAGATTGGTCGGGTAGTAGACCAGCCAGATCTGGTAGCGGGCGCGCAGTCGTTCGTCGCCGAGCAGCTCGTTGGCCAGGTTCACCCAGGCCTCGGGACTGCTGGCCAGGCCGTGCAGCAGCACCAGCACCCGGCGGTTGGGATCGTAGGGCTGGGACAGGAAGATGTGCGGTCGATCGATGCCGTGGGCCATGCCGAGCAGCGTGCGCAGCGATTGCTCGGCGAATCCGGAGCGCGCCATCCACACGCCGTAGCCGGCGCTGAAGTTGCCGGCCAGCGGCACGCTGTCGCCGCCCAGGCTGGCGTCGGCGCTCAGGTACGGATCGTAGGCTTCCACCCGCACCGCGCGTGCGTGCAGCACCTGCGCCAGGTCGCCGCCCTCGAAGCGCAGCACCACGGTCAGGCTCGGTGCCGGCATTTCGCTGTATGCGGCGTTGGCCTGGTCCGGCGCGTCCGCAGCGTCCTGCGCCGGCGCCGCATTCGGCAGCACCGCGACCATCTCCGAACCGAAGCCGTCGCGCCGGTAGACGCTGCGCAGCCCGGTGAAGCGCAGGCTGCTGGCCGGCAGCATCGCGTCCGGTAGCGGCATGTCCTTCAATGCGCCGAGCCGGGTCACGTCCAGTGCGATGTTCCAGCCGGGCAGGGCCGCCAGTTGCACGGCATCGCCGGCCTGCCGCTGCTGTTGCCGGTAGCGCACGAACAGCGCCGACACCGCTTGCTGCACCGCGTAGTTGTAGTAGTCGCGCACCTGGGTCTGGCGGTCCTCGAACGTGCGCTCGCTCGGCGCGCGGCCGCTGAAAAACAGATAGGCATAGGCGTAGCGCGCGGTCTGCAGCCATGCGTCCAGTTCGGCGTCGCTGCGCGGCTGGCGCTTGCCCAGGCGCAGCGACGCCTGCAGCCACAGTTCGGCGATGGTCGCCAGCTTGCGTTCCTGCAGTAGCCCGTCGTTGTCGAGCAACTGCCCGGCACAGCGCCGCGGCTCGGCGCTGCAGACGCTTTCG
Protein-coding regions in this window:
- a CDS encoding esterase/lipase family protein; its protein translation is MSGRRARRLAWRALALLCLALGASGCAMVTLKPVSAAEYIQAKRGDPLSSGHLSTAAIETLTVLGLSESVCSAEPRRCAGQLLDNDGLLQERKLATIAELWLQASLRLGKRQPRSDAELDAWLQTARYAYAYLFFSGRAPSERTFEDRQTQVRDYYNYAVQQAVSALFVRYRQQQRQAGDAVQLAALPGWNIALDVTRLGALKDMPLPDAMLPASSLRFTGLRSVYRRDGFGSEMVAVLPNAAPAQDAADAPDQANAAYSEMPAPSLTVVLRFEGGDLAQVLHARAVRVEAYDPYLSADASLGGDSVPLAGNFSAGYGVWMARSGFAEQSLRTLLGMAHGIDRPHIFLSQPYDPNRRVLVLLHGLASSPEAWVNLANELLGDERLRARYQIWLVYYPTNLPIAYNHIEIRKGLQQALDHFDPQRRSASAHDMVLVGHSMGGVLARLMVSSSDGDRLWQRLFGDSRLDPQTLQKLQRKLAPMLHFAPMPEVSTAIFLATPQRGTPHATGVLGSLLRGLIGLPARVLDQFKDIAGNGALGKLPTGIDNLSDRDDFVEAAAHLKISPQVAYHSIIARRDARVPLPQSDDGLVPYWSAHLDGAASETVITSGHSVQETAQAILEIRKLLR
- a CDS encoding response regulator translates to MTPRKVLYVEEDALLRMVTVLALKDAGFEVLEAADGIEAQARLAVGHFDCVISDISMPGGVSGIEVARTAHALNPHCVTVLLSGYARSQLPPLPPTARFLPKPYRMHELLGTLDSEGSA